A part of Scylla paramamosain isolate STU-SP2022 chromosome 24, ASM3559412v1, whole genome shotgun sequence genomic DNA contains:
- the LOC135112638 gene encoding uncharacterized protein LOC135112638 isoform X1, which translates to MGDSRLLRGGGWCLGVALVAAVMACAVVEAAVIKDEIDLQRMFFGHSASIPPLCFHKLAQCKLNCLSCDACYTDYVACGLDAYETSEASTHQPSTHEPSSPELSTHEPSTHEPSTTEEEPTDTPQPHTPTSSFILDEEDAASPGPHHKPDRIRIPILYDLKSWKVKLIEKLRQALRTSTTTTDAPLEFLTMPSDSAQGDSVGSAGHDSAYTGHGGAYYHYHHHAQHRPRPHFPAPPHYPDPYYPPSHHANPFHPVPQYPSPHYQHHPHYYSPSTPEPHAHHDDESCPHHDDDDDDTSHPDDTSHPDDTSHPDDTSHPDDTSHPDDNDDDDTSHPDGNDDDTSHPDDNDDDDTSYPDGDGDDNTTHHPNTHHPHHDDKSTTAPQPDHDDNHTPAHQPDHDKTTIAQPDDDTATTHHPNQDEDKYYTTTRHPAHDSDVVTSHEQPNDNTTRHPNQHDDTTHHHDQDAAPPSDHHDQDAAPPSDHHDQDAAPPSDHHDHDAAPPPGHHDHDAAPPPDHHDQDAAPPPGHHDQDAAPPPGHHDQDAAPPPDHHDQGTTRHPDHYHQGTTRHPDHHHQGTTPEPTKNPPQPHYYESDSTSPPAPPATGKPAHPHHEDGYSSKHPVKPHYTSHHHHHPHLHPHPDPHPHPHPEPEPEPVPESEPSPDPEPEPVPESEPSPDPEPEPVPESEPSPDPEPEFHFPPLPEQSPEPHPEPGQVVYG; encoded by the coding sequence GACGAGATTGACCTTCAGAGGATGTTCTTTGGGCACAGTGCATCAATACCTCCCCTGTGCTTTCATAAGTTAGCCCAGTGCAAGCTGAACTGCCTGAGTTGTGACGCGTGTTACACAGACTACGTGGCATGCGGACTGGATGCCTACGAGACATCTGAGGCGTCCACCCACCAACCGTCCACCCATGAACCTTCCTCCCCAGAGCTGTCCACCCATGAACCTTCCACCCATGAACCGTCCACTACTGAAGAAGAGCCCACGGACACCCCGCAGCCCCACACTCCAACCAGTTCCTTTATACTTGACGAGGAGGACGCCGCATCGCCCGGGCCCCATCACAAACCGGACAGGATACGAATACCCATCTTATATGACCTCAAGTCCTGGAAAGTGAAACTGATAGAAAAACTTCGCCAAGCACTCAggacctccaccactaccaccgacGCACCTCTGGAGTTCCTCACCATGCCGTCAGACTCTGCGCAAGGTGACTCTGTTGGTTCTGCAGGGCATGATAGTGCCTACACAGGGCACGGGGGagcctactaccactaccaccaccacgcccagcACCGCCCTCGTCCACACTTCCCTGCACCACCACACTATCCTGATCCCTACTATCCTCCTTCCCACCACGCTAACCCCTTCCATCCCGTCCCTCAGTACCCTAGTCCCCATTACCAACACCACCCACACTATTACTCCCCCAGCACCCCCGAGCCTCATGCTCACCACGACGACGAGTCTTGCCCTCaccacgacgacgacgacgacgacaccAGCCACCCCGACGACACCAGCCACCCCGACGACACCAGCCACCCCGACGACACCAGCCACCCCGACGACACCAGCCACcccgacgacaacgacgacgacgacaccAGCCACCCCGACGGCAACGACGACGACACCAGCCACcccgacgacaacgacgacgacgacaccAGCTATCCCGACGGCGACGGCGACGacaacaccacacatcaccccAACACACATCACCCCCACCACGACGACAAAAGTACTACCGCACCTCAACCCGACCACGACGACAACCACACCCCAGCACATCAACCCGACCACGACAAGACCACCATAGCTCAACCAGACGAcgacacagccaccacacatCACCCCAACCAAGACGAGGACAAATACTACACCACCACACGTCACCCCGCCCACGACAGTGATGTAGTTACTTCTCACGAACAACCCAACGATAACACTACACGTCATCCCAACCAACACGATgacaccacccaccaccacgaccaggaCGCAGCGCCGCCTTCCGACCACCACGACCAGGACGCAGCGCCGCCTTCCGACCACCACGACCAGGACGCAGCGCCGCCTTccgaccaccacgaccacgacgCAGCACCTCCTCCCGGCCACCACGACCACGACGCAGCACCACCTCCCGACCACCACGACCAGGACGCAGCACCTCCTCCCGGCCACCACGACCAGGACGCAGCACCACCTCCCGGCCACCACGACCAGGACGCAGCACCACCTCCCGACCACCACGACCAGGGCACCACACGTCACcccgaccactaccaccagggCACCACACGTCaccccgaccaccaccaccagggcacCACGCCAGAGCCTACCAAGAATCCACCTCAACCACACTATTATGAGAGTGACTCCACAtctccccctgctcctcccgCCACTGGAAAGCCCGCTCACCCGCACCACGAAGACGGCTACAGTTCCAAACATCCTGTAAAACCGCATTataccagccaccaccaccaccacccccacctccacccacacccCGATCCACATCCCCACCCCCATCCTGAACCCGAGCCTGAACCTGTCCCAGAATCAGAACCCAGTCCCGACCCCGAGCCTGAACCTGTCCCAGAATCGGAACCCAGTCCCGACCCCGAGCCTGAACCTGTCCCAGAATCAGAACCCAGTCCCGACCCTGAGCCCGAATTTCATTTCCCGCCCCTCCCTGAGCAAAGTCCCGAGCCTCACCCTGAGCCCGGCCAGGTTGTCTATGGCTGA
- the LOC135112638 gene encoding uncharacterized protein LOC135112638 isoform X2, with the protein MGDSRLLRGGGWCLGVALVAAVMACAVVEAAVIKDEIDLQRMFFGHSASIPPLCFHKLAQCKLNCLSCDACYTDYVACGLDAYETSEASTHQPSTHEPSSPELSTHEPSTHEPSTTEEEPTDTPQPHTPTSSFILDEEDAASPGPHHKPDRIRIPILYDLKSWKVKLIEKLRQALRTSTTTTDAPLEFLTMPSDSAQGDSVGSAGHDSAYTGHGGAYYHYHHHAQHRPRPHFPAPPHYPDPYYPPSHHANPFHPVPQYPSPHYQHHPHYYSPSTPEPHAHHDDESCPHHDDDDDDTSHPDDTSHPDDTSHPDDTSHPDDTSHPDDNDDDDTSHPDDNDDDDTSYPDGDGDDNTTHHPNTHHPHHDDKSTTAPQPDHDDNHTPAHQPDHDKTTIAQPDDDTATTHHPNQDEDKYYTTTRHPAHDSDVVTSHEQPNDNTTRHPNQHDDTTHHHDQDAAPPSDHHDQDAAPPSDHHDQDAAPPSDHHDHDAAPPPGHHDHDAAPPPDHHDQDAAPPPGHHDQDAAPPPGHHDQDAAPPPDHHDQGTTRHPDHYHQGTTRHPDHHHQGTTPEPTKNPPQPHYYESDSTSPPAPPATGKPAHPHHEDGYSSKHPVKPHYTSHHHHHPHLHPHPDPHPHPHPEPEPEPVPESEPSPDPEPEPVPESEPSPDPEPEPVPESEPSPDPEPEFHFPPLPEQSPEPHPEPGQVVYG; encoded by the exons GACGAGATTGACCTTCAGAGGATGTTCTTTGGGCACAGTGCATCAATACCTCCCCTGTGCTTTCATAAGTTAGCCCAGTGCAAGCTGAACTGCCTGAGTTGTGACGCGTGTTACACAGACTACGTGGCATGCGGACTGGATGCCTACGAGACATCTGAGGCGTCCACCCACCAACCGTCCACCCATGAACCTTCCTCCCCAGAGCTGTCCACCCATGAACCTTCCACCCATGAACCGTCCACTACTGAAGAAGAGCCCACGGACACCCCGCAGCCCCACACTCCAACCAGTTCCTTTATACTTGACGAGGAGGACGCCGCATCGCCCGGGCCCCATCACAAACCGGACAGGATACGAATACCCATCTTATATGACCTCAAGTCCTGGAAAGTGAAACTGATAGAAAAACTTCGCCAAGCACTCAggacctccaccactaccaccgacGCACCTCTGGAGTTCCTCACCATGCCGTCAGACTCTGCGCAAGGTGACTCTGTTGGTTCTGCAGGGCATGATAGTGCCTACACAGGGCACGGGGGagcctactaccactaccaccaccacgcccagcACCGCCCTCGTCCACACTTCCCTGCACCACCACACTATCCTGATCCCTACTATCCTCCTTCCCACCACGCTAACCCCTTCCATCCCGTCCCTCAGTACCCTAGTCCCCATTACCAACACCACCCACACTATTACTCCCCCAGCACCCCCGAGCCTCATGCTCACCACGACGACGAGTCTTGCCCTCaccacgacgacgacgacgacgacaccAGCCACCCCGACGACACCAGCCACCCCGACGACACCAGCCACCCCGACGACACCAGCCACCCCGACGACACCAGCCACcccgacgacaacg ACGACGACGACACCAGCCACcccgacgacaacgacgacgacgacaccAGCTATCCCGACGGCGACGGCGACGacaacaccacacatcaccccAACACACATCACCCCCACCACGACGACAAAAGTACTACCGCACCTCAACCCGACCACGACGACAACCACACCCCAGCACATCAACCCGACCACGACAAGACCACCATAGCTCAACCAGACGAcgacacagccaccacacatCACCCCAACCAAGACGAGGACAAATACTACACCACCACACGTCACCCCGCCCACGACAGTGATGTAGTTACTTCTCACGAACAACCCAACGATAACACTACACGTCATCCCAACCAACACGATgacaccacccaccaccacgaccaggaCGCAGCGCCGCCTTCCGACCACCACGACCAGGACGCAGCGCCGCCTTCCGACCACCACGACCAGGACGCAGCGCCGCCTTccgaccaccacgaccacgacgCAGCACCTCCTCCCGGCCACCACGACCACGACGCAGCACCACCTCCCGACCACCACGACCAGGACGCAGCACCTCCTCCCGGCCACCACGACCAGGACGCAGCACCACCTCCCGGCCACCACGACCAGGACGCAGCACCACCTCCCGACCACCACGACCAGGGCACCACACGTCACcccgaccactaccaccagggCACCACACGTCaccccgaccaccaccaccagggcacCACGCCAGAGCCTACCAAGAATCCACCTCAACCACACTATTATGAGAGTGACTCCACAtctccccctgctcctcccgCCACTGGAAAGCCCGCTCACCCGCACCACGAAGACGGCTACAGTTCCAAACATCCTGTAAAACCGCATTataccagccaccaccaccaccacccccacctccacccacacccCGATCCACATCCCCACCCCCATCCTGAACCCGAGCCTGAACCTGTCCCAGAATCAGAACCCAGTCCCGACCCCGAGCCTGAACCTGTCCCAGAATCGGAACCCAGTCCCGACCCCGAGCCTGAACCTGTCCCAGAATCAGAACCCAGTCCCGACCCTGAGCCCGAATTTCATTTCCCGCCCCTCCCTGAGCAAAGTCCCGAGCCTCACCCTGAGCCCGGCCAGGTTGTCTATGGCTGA